From one Lotus japonicus ecotype B-129 chromosome 3, LjGifu_v1.2 genomic stretch:
- the LOC130748382 gene encoding fasciclin-like arabinogalactan protein 15: MEGRIYGFTVPLLLLLLLIPTLALPENPKTPSSTSQINSNSVLVALLDSHYTELAELVEKAMLLQKLEDTVAAHNITIFAPTNEALERNLDPDFKRFLLEPGNLHSLQTLLLFHVIPTRIGSDYPHGSTRHLTLSNHHLRLKKNLTAGDWTVDRVTVTHPEVVTRPDGVIHGISRLLVPRSVEDEFNRRRNLRAITAVKPEAAPEVDPRTHRLKKTPPAAKPGSSPALPIYEALAPGPSLAPAPAPGPGGPHHHFNGEAQVKDFIQTLLHYGGYNEMADILVNLTSLATEMGRLVSEGYVLTVLAPNDEAMAKLTTEQLSEPGAPEQIMYYHLIPEYQTEESMYNAVRRFGKVNYDTLRLPHKVVAKEADGSVKFGHGDGSAYLFDPDIFTDGRISVQGIDGVLFPMEEAPEEVKPDSQTGQPAKVVVKHRRGKLLEAACKMLGTFGQHSRFSSCQ; this comes from the exons ATGGAAGGCCGCATCTATGGCTTCACAGttcctctcctcctccttctcctcctcatcCCCACTTTAGCATTACCGGAGAATCCAAAAACACCTTCATCAACGAGTCAGATAAACTCCAACTCAGTCCTGGTTGCTCTTCTTGACTCGCATTACACTGAACTCGCTGAGCTTGTAGAAAAGGCCATGCTTCTGCAGAAGCTAGAAGACACCGTCGCCGCCCACAACATCACCATCTTCGCCCCCACCAACGAAGCACTGGAACGCAACCTCGACCCTGATTTCAAACGCTTCCTCCTCGAACCCGGTAATCTCCACTCCCTCCAGACCCTGCTtttgtttcatgtcattccgacCCGAATAGGATCTGATTACCCACACGGGTCGACCCGTCATCTCACCCTCTCCAACCACCACCTCCGCCTCAAGAAGAATCTCACCGCCGGAGACTGGACTGTCGACCGGGTCACGGTAACTCACCCGGAAGTCGTGACCCGACCCGATGGTGTCATACATGGAATCTCTCGCCTTCTAGTTCCGCGTTCCGTCGAGGACGAATTCAACCGCCGACGGAATCTCCGCGCCATTACCGCCGTGAAGCCAGAGGCCGCGCCGGAGGTTGACCCCAGAACCCACCGATTGAAGAAAACACCTCCCGCGGCGAAACCCGGTTCCTCGCCGGCACTCCCAATCTATGAAGCTCTTGCCCCAGGACCCTCTCTTGCTCCGGCGCCAGCTCCGGGCCCTGGTGGCCCCCACCACCACTTCAACGGCGAGGCGCAGGTGAAGGATTTCATCCAAACCCTGCTTCACTATGGCGGGTACAACGAGATGGCTGACATTCTGGTGAACCTTACGTCGCTGGCTACCGAGATGGGTCGTTTGGTGTCGGAGGGTTATGTTCTGACTGTATTAGCTCCGAACGATGAGGCTATGGCGAAGCTGACGACGGAGCAGCTGAGCGAACCGGGTGCGCCGGAGCAGATAATGTACTACCATTTGATACCGGAGTATCAGACGGAAGAGAGCATGTACAATGCGGTGAGAAGGTTCGGGAAGGTGAACTACGATACCCTGCGGTTGCCGCACAAGGTGGTGGCTAAGGAGGCTGATGGGTCGGTCAAGTTCGGCCATGGAGACGGGTCGGCTTATTTGTTCGACCCGGATATCTTTACCGATGGCCGGATCTCGGTCCAGGGGATTGACGGGGTTTTGTTTCCGATGGAGGAGGCGCCGGAGGAGGTTAAACCCGATTCGCAGACGGGTCAACCCGCTAAAGTGGTGGttaagcatagaagag GAAAATTGTTGGAAGCAGCATGCAAGATGCTTGGAACCTTTGGACAGCATTCTAGATTCTCCTCTTGCCAATGA
- the LOC130743842 gene encoding uncharacterized protein LOC130743842: MGGNALLAEAYALKYGLQLVWEKGYKRVIWNVDCKGLLQALKDEESRIFLPIPEDINELMGHQWSVAVRSIGRDCNTPADWLAKRGASSPSVAWCLLDDPPWELEILILRDQLASL; this comes from the coding sequence ATGGGAGGTAATGCACTGCTCGCAGAAGCATATGCTCTGAAATATGGGTTGCAGCTAGTGTGGGAGAAGGGGTACAAGAGGGTAATTTGGAATGTGGATTGCAAAGGTCTTCTTCAAGCCTTGAAAGATGAGGAGAGTAGGATTTTCTTGCCCATTCCGGAGGATATTAATGAGTTGATGGGGCATCAATGGTCGGTGGCGGTGAGAAGTATTGGTAGAGATTGTAACACTCCGGCGGATTGGTTGGCGAAAAGAGGGGCTTCCTCTCCGTCCGTGGCGTGGTGCCTCTTGGATGACCCTCCATGGGAGTTGGAGATCCTTATTCTTAGGGATCAGCTAGCTAGTTTGTAG